AACCAAGCAACCACATCAGCAGAAAAAACGCCATCATAGCTGTCACAAAATCAGCATAAGCTATTTTCCATGCACCACCATGGCTACCGCCACTAATAACTTTTTTACGCTTAACAATAATAGGGCGTTGCGGAGTATCTGCCATACTTACTTAGCTTTTGACTGCCTGATTTCGTCATCGACTTCAGTAAACGAGGGGCGCTCGGTGGAAAACAATACTTTGCGTCCAAATTCAATCGCCAATGCCGGTGGATAGCCATTAAGACTGGCAATAAGGGTAACTTTAATGCAATGCATAGGTTTAGCGGATTCGTGTAATTTATGCTCAACAAGACCTGTCAATGGCGTCACAAACCCATAAGCAAGCAAAATCCCCAAAAAAGTCCCTACTAAAGCATGGGCGATCAACATCCCTAACTCGGCAGGCGGCAAACCAACCGACTCCATGGTGTGTACTACGCCCATCACGGCTGCCACAATACCAAATGCAGGCAAACCATCACCAATTTTCGCTATGCAATGCAAAGGAAATTCACCCTCCGCATGATGAGTATCAATTTCGTTGTCCATCAGGTTTTCAAGCTGAAAAGGATCTATATTTCCGGACACCATTAAACGTAAATAATCAGTTAAAAATTCCACTATATGATGATCAGCTATAATCAATGGATAATCGGTAAATAACTGACTTTCATTAGGATTTTCAACATCCTCTTCAATGGACATCAAGCCATCATTACGAATTTTGCTTAGCATGCGGTAAAGCAAAAGTAATAATTGAATATAAAGCTGACTCGTATGCTTGGAACCTTTGAACAAGGTAGGAATCACCTTGATGGTTGCCTTAATGACTTTCATATCATTACCAACCACAAAAGCTCCCAAAGCACCGCCACCAATCATTAATAACTCTAATGGCTGAAACAGCGCTGCAACATGCCCCCCTGCCAAAGCAAAACCACCAAAGACAGAGGCCAAGACAATAACATAGCCAATAATTACCGACACGTCTTACGCCCTTATTTTACTGGTATTAGCCGCACAAATCTTATAAAAATTGCCCATAATATTACTAGGAGTAATTATGCCAACCGGCATTTCAGCCAAATCGATAATAGGAATACAACTAACATGCAATGTATTGAACAGCGAAATCGCCTCTTGAACTGTGGATTGAAGACTCAATGATACCGGATTTCGTCTCACAATTTGGTGAACTCGCTGGTTAAGGCTCGCCAAATCGCGGGTCGTATAAATATGGGTATGAACATAAGGACTGATAGCTCGAAGAAGATCATTCTCACTCAACACACCAAACAATTTACTGTCTTCTATTACGACTAAATGACGAATTCTTTCGCGCGCAAAAATCTCTTCAACTTCTTGCAAGGCATCATCCAACCGCACAGATAAAACCGGCGCACTCATAATTTCACTAATTTTCATTGTTAACCCTGCAGTTGTTCCGGTGCCAAAATAAAATTTGAACCCATACGCCAAACATACAATCCCGGCATCCCAGTTTCACCCGTCGAATAGGTCGGTATTATCGACTGTCCAGGGATGCCAAACTCATAACTTATCAGCAAAGTGCCAGGCACCATCTCAAGACAGGCTTTCTCCCATAATGCCGACATGGCCGCAGGCGACAAATAAGCGAAAATAACACTATAATTTTTCAAGGAATAATTTTGGTAGTCACCGCATAAAAACACACAAGGTATATTCCTGCAACGTGCCCGCAACCAACTGACCACCCAAGGCAGTGGAGCCATCTCAATGCCGAATACCTTGCAGTCGGGACGCTGGGTCGCCAAGTGCATACAAATTCCTCCCATACCGCTACCCAAATCAAGAAACTGCTGCCCAGGACCTTCTGGTACGAGTTTTTCCACCAAAGCGTGGACTTTTGGATGCGATGGATAATAGGGTACGCGAGTCAAAAAAATTGCCCCATAAATTAACACCAATACCAGCAACGCCACCATAAAGACGATTGGTGGCCAATTTAAGTCCATTGCGTAAAATACAGCCGCAGGAAAAACCGCATTAATAATTAACCACCAATAGGGTAACGAGAGACACAATGTCATGCCCATAGCAAAGCCGACCTGCCACCATACGGACATTTCAGGCGAAAAGTCGATCCCTAACCAGCTAGCTGATTCTGTAGCAAAAATCCGACTTAATAACCAACTGCATAACAGAATTAAAAGAGATATCCATTGCGGTGACGCTGCGATCGTTTTGTTCATTTGAATTCGTTAATCAAGCCACTGAGATTAACCGGGTCGCAACAGCTACTTTACGTGTTTTTCCAGCTCGATTAGGTACATGACACAAACCACAAACAAAATGGTGCTGAGCGTACGGCTGCACAACAAATTCGCCGCCACAGGTTTCACATTGAGCGACTGTCAACATGAAACTATTCAGGAAACGAATCAGTGTCCAAGCTCTTGTCAAAGAGAGAATGGGTTCTTCGCCCTCGTCGGGTGGAACTTGTTCAAGATAAAGCTTATAAGCCTTAATAATCCCCTGAATACCACTCGCATCAGTATGGTCTACAAGTTGCCGGTAGATACCTAAAAAAAGTGATGAGTGAATATTCGGCTTCCAAGTCAGGAACCAATCGACTGAAAAAGGCAACATGCCCTTGGGTGGAGACTCCCCACGCAGTTCTTTGTACAGATTGATCAAGCGATCACGCGAAAGTGATATTTCAGATTCGAGCAGTTGCAACCTGGCACCGAACTGGATTAGTTCAACAGCAAGCTGAATTTCTTTCGATTCTTCAAGAACACTTTTGGGTTTCTTGGCCATCTCGATTTAACCTTTATAATCAGAAAAAATAGTAAAAGTGATCCTGATATCGGGTATTAAATTAACCACTGCATGATCAGCAAATTGTCTCTACAGGCTGCCTGGCCAGTAAAATTGATGTGTGTAAGTGCGCCATTGACTGCACTTTACTATCGTGAGTCAACATGCCAAGAATAGCCACATCGTCAAAGCGAAAACGGGTTAGCATCATTGGACCCCCAGCTAACTTCATAACCTGGGCGATGCTCAAATCTCCAAGTAAATCCGCAATCTCCCGACTGATACCTAAACGAAAGACAGCTTCATCTTTATCCGTTCGGATAAAATGCTGAGCCAGCATCAGATAACTTAGATTGATGTCACGAATTTCCTGCATCATATTATTTGCACTCATACTCTATCTCATTAGTTATGATGACCAGTAAACAAGAAATAGTCATTTGAGGTAATATTGACTGATCCGCCAGCAATCGTAAATGAGTCTAGCGCTGTTAACTAATACAGATAAAAGAACACAAACTACAGGGTTTGTCTTACAAGCCAGGTTATTTAATAGTAAGCTATAACTGACAAAAGGTAGGTAAATAGAGTAATAACCGACATTGCAGCTAAATATAATACACTGAATTTTGTAGTATGACGATATTATTAAACAGGACTTTAAACGTAACTTAATGGCAGCATCCACGCTATAAAATACAAACGAAGTGATTTTTTATAAAAATTATCCAACTAAGAGTCCAAAGTTGATTAAGCAATCATTACTTTTTTTAGGACGTACCGTATGAGTCTTTAAAACTAAGGCGCGCACGACAGGTTACTCTCGCCGGTCCAACACCAGATTGTTATCGAATACATACCGCATAAGCTCAGCGTTGTTACGTAGCACCAGCTTTTGCAAAATACGAGCTCGATACATACTGATGGTTTTAACAGACAAATGTAATTTTTCAGCAATATCACCGACAGACATTCCACTGGCAATTAATTGAATAGTCTGAAATTCGCGGGCAGAAAGGGCTTCGTGAGCATTTTCCTGCATACCTGTCTGCACCCAACTAGCCAGTATCTGTGTCATTGAGGGGGTAATGTACTTATTTCCGGCAAGTATGCAATCAATAGCCGTCAGTAACTGGGCACCAGCAAATCGTTTATTAAGATAACCCGATGCACCTGCCTGAAAAGAGCGAATCCCATAGGTATTTTCGTCACGTGCTGTCAATATCAACACAGGCAGATTAGAAAATTCTTTTTTTATTTGTACCAGTATATCAAGACCATCACGATTATTTAGCATAATGCCAAGCACCAACAGATCTGGCAAATGCTTGCGGCACAACGCCAATGCTTCGCCACCCTCACCAGTTTCTGCCACAACATGAAGGTGATCTGTCTCGTTCACAAGGTATTTTACGGCAAGGCGAATAATATCGTGATCGTCAACTACAATGATTTTGGCAGGATTGATAGGGGATTTAATAGTCTAACCTCATGTTTTTTTATGAGCATACTATACTATAATATCCTTTCAAAAGACCCAGCAATTAAACTTACCTGCTTAACCCACCAAAAAACAGTGCATAAAAACACCTTAGCCAAAATAGCAGTCTGCTTACAATTTAAGTAAATAACTCGACATCGCCTTCCACTTTTGATTTTTTCAGCAACATCAGATAATTCTGCTCGCGATTAAGAACCTCATTATTATGTAAACTGTAGAGCTTTTTAACCAGCACCTTACCACTCTGGGGGAAATAGCATATCTTGCGCGGATATATATCCAGCAGATCCGTCGAAACGACAGGAATACCCTCGGTTTTAAGATAATCCAAAGCAAATGTTGCATTACGCGCACCAATGTTAATTGTTTTCATATGCTTAATTACGGCACCTCCACCAAATAGCTTGGCTTCCAGATTCTGCCGTCTTGCACCCATTTTAAGCAGTTGATTTATTAGCATCTCCATAGCGTAAGAACCATAGCGAGCCGAACTTGAACCCCATCCACCCTGTTCTTGAACATTTTCCGGTAACATAAAATGGTTTATACCGCCGATGCCATTAATAGGATCACGAATACACGCTGCGACACAAGATCCCAAGGTAGTGACCAACATCATATGGCCTGGAGTCGCGTAATATCCACCAGGTAAAATCCTCGCTGCATCAATATTAAAAGTAGTGTCAAAATACAACTTGGGCGCGAGATTGTCCTCATACCAATGAGAACTCATCGTTTAGAAATACTCAAATGAAGCGCCTCATTGGCGACATTATAAACAGTATTACCTTGTAAGGAGAACAGCTCCTGCGCATGATGAAAACTTTCCGAATGCCCGGCAAAAAACAGCGCATCACGACGCATAACAGGTACAATTTTTTGCAAAACCTTATGCTGGGTCGGTTTATCAAAATAGATCATTACATTACGGCAAAAAACAGCATCAAACGGACCATGAATCGGCCAATTTTTATCCAGTAGGTTAAGTTGCTGAAAACTAATCATATCCCGCAATTCCTGACGTACCTGTACACAACCTGCATTACGCCCTGTCCCTTTAAGGAAAAATCGCTGCAGAACATCCGCTGGCAAATTTTCAACGCGCTCCAAAGGATAGATACCAGCCATAGCCGTTTTCAGCACCTGTGTATCAAGATCGGTTGCCAAGATACGTACCGGCGGTGTGTAACTGTCAAACACCTCCACCATAGTCATCGCCATAGTGTAAGCCTCTTCACCGGTAGACGCTGCGCAACACCATAATTTAACAGGATAATCATGCCCGATACTGCGAACATGCTCGGCAAGAATAGGAAAGTGATGTTTCTCACGAAAAAAAGCCGTCAGATTAGTTGTTAGTGCGTTAACAAAAGCCTGCCACTCTAGCTCATCACCGGCTTTGAGAAAATCCAGGTAATCACAAAAACGAATAAAGCCATTAGCACGCAGGCGTCGCCCTACCCGACTGTAAACCATAGCTTTCTTGGTATTGGATAGACTGATTCCTGCATGTGTGTAAATAAGTTGCCTGATGTCCTGAAAATCTGTTTCAGTAAACTGAAAATCACGTCCCAACCCATTCAAATCTGATGTCATTACCATAGATCATTGCCAAACAACATAAACCTTGCCATTTATACATTCCTTAAGAAAGCTATCAACTTAGGCAATTTCCTACGAAGAACATACCCAAGCCGCTGACCTTTCTATTCATTGTCTGCGTGTCAAAATAGTTACGTAGCCAGCTACGTGCCTATTTTTCCGTCTCGGCAACTGCTCCTGCTTTGCTTTATCTCCTACATAATCCACAGGGATGTGGTGAATGCAGAGTTTGCAGGAGCAAATATCTGTCCTTGCAGTCGTTGAAAATCAACAAAAATCCTGCGCCACGTGGGTATATTCATTCTTGGATATTGCCTTAACACGGGACAGACCCGGCATATTTTTTAAGACTGTCAGGTCTAACTCCGATATTTTTATCCCGACTAAAGTATATAGACCTTAGAACTCCTCCCAGTCGTTGGCATCTGCAGCATGCACCAACTTGGGTTTGCTACGTACCATCTTCATTGGGGTGGCTTTGCCCGGATGTTGAGTTACAGGACGAGCTACTTTTTCTTTTGCTGCTGGCACTGAACTGGTTTTAGTCAACTTAAACTCTCCGACTATTTTCATCAAGACTTGTGCTTCCTCTGCCATCGATGCAGCAGCAGCAGCAGATTCTTCCACCAACGAGGCATTTTGTTGAGTGACACTATCCATCTGCATGATTGCCTGATTGACCTGATCAATACCAACACTCTGCTCAGAGGAAGCCGCACTAATTTCGTTAGTAATATCGGTAACATGCCTAACTGAAGAGATTATTTCCGTCATCGTAGCGCCAACCTCGGATACCAGTTTTGAACCACTTTCAACTTTTTTAACCGAGTCAAAAATAAGCAACTTAATTTCCTTGGCAGCATCAGCGCTTTTGTGCGCCAGCGAGCGAACTTCACTAGCCACTACCGCAAAACCACGCCCCTGCTCACCTGCCCGAGCGGCTTCCACAGCAGCATTGAGCGCCAAAATATTAATTTGGAAAGCAATACTGTCCATGACAGAGATAATATCGACGATCTTGTTGGAGGATTCATTAATAAAGGCCATGGTTTGAACCATTTCACTCACCACTACGCCACCTTTTGCCGCTACATCAAAAGTTGCCGAGGCCAACTGATTGGCCTGCTTTGAGTTTTCGGCATTATTTTTAACAGCTGCAGCAAACTGTTCCATGCTGGCAGCGGTTTCTTCCAGTGATGAAGCCTGCTCTTCAGTGCGTTGAGAGAGATCGGTATTACCTTCGGCAATCTGACTACTGGCAGAAGCAATTGCTTCTGCTGCCCAGGTAATTTTTTCTATGAGCTTATGCAGATTATCGACCGTATTATTGGCATTTCGACCCAAAGCAATAAACGAGCCAGTATCATCGCCGTCATCATCGATTCTCTGTGTCAAATCGCCCTTCTCAATACTGGAAAATATTCGACCAAATTCGTTCATCCAGGCATCAACAACCTCAACAATCGTATTAAATCCAACGCTTGACTTTTTGAAGAAGCCGTGCTGGTCAGAATGATTAATTCGCTTTGTCAAGTTACCCTCAATTACCCTATTGATCATCTCGGATAACTCAACCTCTGAGGCATTCTGTGTGGTGCGATCATGCCATTCGGCAACCGTGCCCAGGCGTTCATTGTTGGCACCGAAAATAGCAGTAGCGATAATTTTTACATGATCTTTACCCAGTGTAAATTCGCCTTCAACCGTATCGGTAAGCTTACCCAGCATAGCTGCCTGATGAGCCGGATCTTTATGGAAAGAATCAATATTCATACCCATTACACGATCTGCATTAAATTGTGGCATCTGCTCGCGTATATTAGCTTCTACATGATGCAAGTACGAAATAGCCCGCGCATTAAGATAAGTAACAATACGCTCATTATTGACAATAATTATCCCAACTGAAGCTTTATCCAACGCCAATTTGATACGCAGACTCTCTTCGCTGAAGCGATTGATTTCAGCCTGACTTGATTTTAATGCCGTTGCTATCTTGCTAAACTCATCGGAGCCTTCTACTTCAATAACATGATTAAATTCACCTCGCTCCATGGCCTCACAGGTATTAAGGACCGTTGTTAAAGAACGACTGTAACCACGGATAATAAATTGCCCCAGCCAAGCCATGATAAGCCATACGCCGATCATAAAAACAGCAAAAGTAATTCGCAAGGTTTCAAAGCGACTTGCAGCCGCCATGTTTTTGCTTTGTGCACTAGCAAACTGAAAATCTATCAACTTATCGATATTGACATTGGCGGCAACAAAGAGCTCCAGCGCAATCAGGGTATGTCCTTTTGCATCCTGATAATTCAGGGCTTTCAATGCATTAATAATAGGTTTCACTGCCTCCTCAACATATTGTCTGCGGGCATCAGCAAAATCTTTGGCCAGCTGATTTTCTTGCGCATCGGCAATGTTCGTAAAGTTGCTGTTCCACAAGCTATTAATAGCTTCCATATTACTGTTGATAGTGGCTGCAGATTTTCGGGCAGACTCTGGATCTAGGGCAAGCTCTGGTTTGACGCCCAAGCCTGATATCACCAACACATTGGA
Above is a window of Methylobacter sp. S3L5C DNA encoding:
- the motA gene encoding flagellar motor stator protein MotA; translated protein: MSVIIGYVIVLASVFGGFALAGGHVAALFQPLELLMIGGGALGAFVVGNDMKVIKATIKVIPTLFKGSKHTSQLYIQLLLLLYRMLSKIRNDGLMSIEEDVENPNESQLFTDYPLIIADHHIVEFLTDYLRLMVSGNIDPFQLENLMDNEIDTHHAEGEFPLHCIAKIGDGLPAFGIVAAVMGVVHTMESVGLPPAELGMLIAHALVGTFLGILLAYGFVTPLTGLVEHKLHESAKPMHCIKVTLIASLNGYPPALAIEFGRKVLFSTERPSFTEVDDEIRQSKAK
- a CDS encoding response regulator gives rise to the protein MKSPINPAKIIVVDDHDIIRLAVKYLVNETDHLHVVAETGEGGEALALCRKHLPDLLVLGIMLNNRDGLDILVQIKKEFSNLPVLILTARDENTYGIRSFQAGASGYLNKRFAGAQLLTAIDCILAGNKYITPSMTQILASWVQTGMQENAHEALSAREFQTIQLIASGMSVGDIAEKLHLSVKTISMYRARILQKLVLRNNAELMRYVFDNNLVLDRRE
- a CDS encoding methyl-accepting chemotaxis protein — protein: MLILQSKFGKYLALMIGLSLTIIVLVGSSALYELDKSRDTMSRLYSENMKSSDTLNKIKFLMLDNRTQFRVALSNVLVISGLGVKPELALDPESARKSAATINSNMEAINSLWNSNFTNIADAQENQLAKDFADARRQYVEEAVKPIINALKALNYQDAKGHTLIALELFVAANVNIDKLIDFQFASAQSKNMAAASRFETLRITFAVFMIGVWLIMAWLGQFIIRGYSRSLTTVLNTCEAMERGEFNHVIEVEGSDEFSKIATALKSSQAEINRFSEESLRIKLALDKASVGIIIVNNERIVTYLNARAISYLHHVEANIREQMPQFNADRVMGMNIDSFHKDPAHQAAMLGKLTDTVEGEFTLGKDHVKIIATAIFGANNERLGTVAEWHDRTTQNASEVELSEMINRVIEGNLTKRINHSDQHGFFKKSSVGFNTIVEVVDAWMNEFGRIFSSIEKGDLTQRIDDDGDDTGSFIALGRNANNTVDNLHKLIEKITWAAEAIASASSQIAEGNTDLSQRTEEQASSLEETAASMEQFAAAVKNNAENSKQANQLASATFDVAAKGGVVVSEMVQTMAFINESSNKIVDIISVMDSIAFQINILALNAAVEAARAGEQGRGFAVVASEVRSLAHKSADAAKEIKLLIFDSVKKVESGSKLVSEVGATMTEIISSVRHVTDITNEISAASSEQSVGIDQVNQAIMQMDSVTQQNASLVEESAAAAASMAEEAQVLMKIVGEFKLTKTSSVPAAKEKVARPVTQHPGKATPMKMVRSKPKLVHAADANDWEEF
- the cheD gene encoding chemoreceptor glutamine deamidase CheD, producing MSSHWYEDNLAPKLYFDTTFNIDAARILPGGYYATPGHMMLVTTLGSCVAACIRDPINGIGGINHFMLPENVQEQGGWGSSSARYGSYAMEMLINQLLKMGARRQNLEAKLFGGGAVIKHMKTINIGARNATFALDYLKTEGIPVVSTDLLDIYPRKICYFPQSGKVLVKKLYSLHNNEVLNREQNYLMLLKKSKVEGDVELFT
- a CDS encoding cyclopropane-fatty-acyl-phospholipid synthase family protein, which codes for MNKTIAASPQWISLLILLCSWLLSRIFATESASWLGIDFSPEMSVWWQVGFAMGMTLCLSLPYWWLIINAVFPAAVFYAMDLNWPPIVFMVALLVLVLIYGAIFLTRVPYYPSHPKVHALVEKLVPEGPGQQFLDLGSGMGGICMHLATQRPDCKVFGIEMAPLPWVVSWLRARCRNIPCVFLCGDYQNYSLKNYSVIFAYLSPAAMSALWEKACLEMVPGTLLISYEFGIPGQSIIPTYSTGETGMPGLYVWRMGSNFILAPEQLQG
- the flhC gene encoding flagellar transcriptional regulator FlhC, which translates into the protein MAKKPKSVLEESKEIQLAVELIQFGARLQLLESEISLSRDRLINLYKELRGESPPKGMLPFSVDWFLTWKPNIHSSLFLGIYRQLVDHTDASGIQGIIKAYKLYLEQVPPDEGEEPILSLTRAWTLIRFLNSFMLTVAQCETCGGEFVVQPYAQHHFVCGLCHVPNRAGKTRKVAVATRLISVA
- a CDS encoding CBS domain-containing protein — translated: MKISEIMSAPVLSVRLDDALQEVEEIFARERIRHLVVIEDSKLFGVLSENDLLRAISPYVHTHIYTTRDLASLNQRVHQIVRRNPVSLSLQSTVQEAISLFNTLHVSCIPIIDLAEMPVGIITPSNIMGNFYKICAANTSKIRA
- a CDS encoding CheR family methyltransferase; this encodes MTSDLNGLGRDFQFTETDFQDIRQLIYTHAGISLSNTKKAMVYSRVGRRLRANGFIRFCDYLDFLKAGDELEWQAFVNALTTNLTAFFREKHHFPILAEHVRSIGHDYPVKLWCCAASTGEEAYTMAMTMVEVFDSYTPPVRILATDLDTQVLKTAMAGIYPLERVENLPADVLQRFFLKGTGRNAGCVQVRQELRDMISFQQLNLLDKNWPIHGPFDAVFCRNVMIYFDKPTQHKVLQKIVPVMRRDALFFAGHSESFHHAQELFSLQGNTVYNVANEALHLSISKR
- the flhD gene encoding flagellar transcriptional regulator FlhD, with the protein product MSANNMMQEIRDINLSYLMLAQHFIRTDKDEAVFRLGISREIADLLGDLSIAQVMKLAGGPMMLTRFRFDDVAILGMLTHDSKVQSMAHLHTSILLARQPVETIC